The DNA region GCCGATCGGCGACGCGGCGAAGCAAAGCGGCGTGAAGGTGCCGACCATCCGCTATTATGAGCAGATCGGCCTATTGGCCGCCCCGCCCCGCAGCGACGGCAATCGTCGCCTCTATGGGCAAGCGAGCCTGACCCGCCTCGCCTTCATCCGCCATGCGCGCGCGCTCGGCTTCGAGATCGAGGCCATCCGCGCCTTGCTGACCCTGCAGGACGAGCCCGAGCAATCCTGCGCCCGCGCCGATGCCATCGCCCAGGCCCGCCTGCGCGATGTCGAGCAGAGGATCGCCAGCCTGACCGCGCTGAAGGCTGAGCTCAAACTGATGATCGAAGGTTGCAGCCATGGACGGGTCGATGAATGCCGGGTGATCGAAGTGCTGGCCGACCATGCGCTCTGCACCCATCCGGATCACCATGGGTGATGATCGGCGTCGTTAGTGGCCGGCATCCTGCTTCGGGATCAGCGCGTGGCTCGCGAGCGCGGCCAGCAGCGAGGCGAAGGCCGCCGCCGCAAAAGCAAGCGACAAGGAATGGGCCGCCAGCAGGCCGGCAAGGGCCGAGCCGAGCGGGAAGCCCGATATGTTCAGGCTGATGGAAATCGAGAGCACGCGGCCGAGGCGGTGAGGCTCGGTGCGCCGCTGACGCAGGGTCAACAGGCCGACATCGACCGGGCCTTCGGCAAGCCCCGCCACCACAAGGCCTAGGACGAGACCGATCAGCCCGAAATTCGGCGCCAGCGGCCAGATGGCGCAAGCGGTCACAAGCATGCCGAGCGTCATGACCGGCACTTCCCGGCCGAGCAGGCGCAGCTGTCCCGCGAGGATCGCGCCGAGCCCTGCGGCGATCGCGGCGACCGCGAAGGCGAAGCCCGTCAACGGGTCGCGCAGGGCAGCTCCTGCGAGGCCCGCTACCGTCACCGGCACTAGGACGACGAGAGCGCCCCAGGTTACCTGGAAGAGCGAGTAGGAGATGGCGAGCCCGCGCAAGGAGGGGTTGCGGACCACATGAACGAGCCCGTCCATGGCATCGCCGAGGAAGGATAGGGGATGCATCCGGGCCGCCGGCTCGTCCTGCTTCCGCATGCGCAGCAGGCTCAAGGTTGCTCCGACCAGCACCAACGCGATGCCGAGAAGCGCGATCCCGGCCCCCGCCATTCCGATGAGCAGGCCGCCGAGGGCCGGGCCGACGACGTCGGTCGCGGCATAGAGCGCCGTATCGAGCGCATTCGCGCGGTCGCGGGCAGCGGCCGGCACGAGGCGCGGCAACAGGGTGCGGATGCCGGCGGCGCTGAGCGGGCTCGTCAGCGAATACAGTGTGATCAGCGCGGCGAGCACCGGGATCGACGCAATCCCGAGCCGATCCGCGGCGGCGAGCACTGCCACCAGGGCGGCGCTCGCCGCCATGTCGAGGATGACGGCACGCCGCGCCCCGATGCGATCGAGGAGCGCGCCCGCGAGCGGCGAGACGACGAGGCCCGGCGCGACCGCCGCGAAGGACAGCCAGCCCGCGAGCGCCGGCGAAGCGAAGCGCCCCAGCGCATAGAGCACGATGACCAGCGTGAACATGCGTGCCGCAAGCCGCGACAGGCCGGCGGCGACGAGCAGGGCCGCAAGGTCGGGGATGACGAGGAGCTGACGATAGGAGAGAGGGGTGTCCAGGCGCATGCGGCCCGGAGCCTATCGCAGCGCTCGGCGTAGGGCGAGCGGCACGGCGGCGCTCCGGCCTGGACCGCGACCCGAGGCGCGGTACATCCGGCCGCGGCGCACGAGGCTCAAGCCTTCGGCGGCTTGAAGCTAATGACGTTGCTCGGCATCTCGGGCGGCGGAGGCAGATCGCCGAGATCGACGTGGCTGCGAGCGCGCTCGTCGGCGAGCCTTCGCACGAAGGCGGCGCGCTCGGCGAGGTAATTGGCGAGTCCGGTGGTCACGTCCAGTGCGCGGACGCTTGGCCTGATCTTGGCGACGAAGCGCAAATTGTCTCTCGCCTCTTCAAGACAGGCCAGCGCCTCGGTGATCTCGTCTGGCGTCAGCCAGGCAATGGTAAACCAGCGCTCGAACAGAAAGTTGCCGAGAGCGGCGTTGATCTTCTCCTGATCAATGGTCATGGCTCGGCGGCTTGGCGCGGTTGCGCCGGTTTGTGTTGATCATGTCGGACCACTCCGCGTGTCATAGCGAATGTAGTTGGCCGTTTTATGTAGCACATCAAATGTCCGCTTCTTCTGCTTTTGTTCTCCCGTAGGACTGTGGGCAAGGCGCTTCAGTCCACATTTCCACAGGCCCCGGCGTCGAGCGGATTTGGGCGGCGATTCTGTCGTTCCCGATGGCGCCTTAGCATCCCACCCCCCAAAAGGAGCCGGTCTCTCACCGGACAGATCGTGCGCTACCTAAATCGGTCACATCGTGTGCTACCGACACACGGCCGCGGCACTCTTGCCTCGCGGGCGCTCGCCGCGTATAGGACACGCCGCACGCTGCGGCTCTGCTGCGGCGATTGATGGCGAAGGGCGCGTAGCTCAGCGGAAGAGCACTACGTTGACATCGTAGGGGTCACAGGTTCGATCCCTGTCGCGCCCACCATCCATCTCCTTAGATTTGCTGGATTTTCTGGTGGCCGGACGGTTACCGGCCGGCTTTGGATCGCTGCGGTTCAACAGCAGCTCGCCAGCTCGACGTCGCCTTCGCGCAAACGCAGCGCGTTGTTGCGTGGCGCCGTATGCCGTGGCAAAGCTGTCGTGGGAAGAGACGTCCGATGGCCAGCCTGAAGCTCAATAACGTCGTCAAGGATTTCGGCTCCACGCGTGTCATTCACGGCGTCGATCTCGACGTGGCGCACGGCGAATTCGTCGTCTTCGTCGGGCCTTCCGGCTGCGGGAAGTCCACCTTGCTGCGCATCATCGCCGGGCTGGAGGACGCGACCTCGGGCGATATCCTCATCGACGGGGAACGGGTGAACGCGCGCAACGCGGCCGAGCGCGGCCTCGCCATGGTGTTCCAGTCCTATGCGCTCTACCCGCATATGAGCGTGAGCCAGAACCTGTCTTTCGGCCTCGAGAATGCGCGCATGCCGCGTGCCGAGATCGAGGCGCGCGTCAAGCGCGCTGCCGACATGCTGCAGATCGAGCATCTCCTGGCGCGCAAGCCGCGCCAGCTTTCGGGCGGCCAGCGCCAGCGCGTGGCGATTGGGCGCGCCATCACACGCGAGCCGAAGATCTTCCTGTTCGACGAGCCGCTGTCGAATCTCGACGCCGAGCTGCGCGTGCAGATGCGCCTGGAGCTTTCGAAGCTGCATGCCGAGATCGGCAACACCATGATCTACGTCACCCATGACCAGGTCGAGGCCATGACGATGGCAGACAAGATCGTGGTGCTGCGCGCGGGCAAGGTCGAGCAGGTCGGCACACCGCTCGAGCTCTACAACGAGCCGGCCAGCAAGTTCGTCGCCGGCTTCATCGGCTCGCCGCGCATGAATTTCGTCAGCGGCCGCGTCGAGGGTCTCTCGGCGGGCGAGGCCGCCGTCGCGATCGCCGGGGCCGCCACGGTCCGGCTGCGAACCGCCCTCGCCCTTCAACATGGCGAGACCGTCTCGGTCGGTGTCAGGCCCGAGCATTTGAGGCTCGGCGGCGAGGGCGACTGGCCGATTGAAGTCGACGTCGTCGAGCAGCTTGGCGGCGTGAGCTATGTGCATGGCCATCTGCCCTCGGGCGAGCCCCTGGTCGTCGCCGAGCCCGGGCAGAGCCTGCTGAAGCCGGGGCAATCGCTGCGGGCGGCCGCAGGCGACGCGCTGCATCTGTTCAAGATCGACGAGGCCGAGACGCGACCCACGCCACATTAGCGCCTCGGCGATGCGGCCCCGGCGGCCGCCAGGATAGTCTTTTGGGATATGGGAGGATGACATGTTCGGCAATTTGAAGCGCTTTGCGGTCGCCGCAGTCGCCGGCATCGCGGCGCTGCTCGCGCCGGCGCTCGCGACGGCGCAGACCGAACTCCGCATCATGTGGTATTCGGACGGTAACGAGGGCGAAGTCCTGCGCGACCTCCTCGACCGCTTCGAGAAGCAGAACTCGGACATCAAGGTCGTCCTCGACCGTGTCCCCTACAAAACCGTCCTCGAGAACCTGCCGCAGATCCTGGCGAGCGGCCAGGGGCCGGACCTGGCGAGGGTGACGGATCTCGGCGGCCTGTCGAAGTTCTATCTCGATATCTCGCCCTATGTGAAGGACAAGGGCTATTGGGAGGACAACTTCAAGGAGGTGCTGCCCTGGGTCCGCCCGGCCGGGGTCAAGGAGGGCATCTACGGGCTGATGACGCAGCTCACCCTGACCATCCCTCTGGTCAACACGACATTGTTTCAGCAAGCCAATGTCCCCCTTCCGGGGCCGAAGGCGAGCTGGGACGATTGGGCGACGGCGGCGCGCGAAGTGGCCAAGAAGGTCGACGCCCCCTATCCGATCGCCATCGACCGCTCCGGGCACCGCGTCGGGACGCTCATCATCGATAGGGGCGGCAAGCTGCTCGACGGCGACAAGCCCGCCCTGATCGACGACGGCTTCAAGGCGGCGATGAAGACGCTCTACGATTGGCACCAGGACGGCACCATGTCGAAGGCGCTCTGGGGCTCGGTCGGCGGCACGGCCTATCGCGGCGCCAATGAGGAATTCGCCAATGGCCAGGTGGTGCTCTACTATTCGGGCACCTGGCAAATCCCGCAATTCGCCAAGACCATCGGCAACGGCTTCGACTGGCAGGCCATGCCCAACCCTTGCGGGCCTGCGGCCTGCACCGGCATGCCGGGCGGGGCGGCGCTCGTGCCGATCAAGACGACCAAGCATCCCGAGGCGGTCGCCAAGCTCATGGACTATCTCGCGAGCGAGCCCGTCTATTCCGAATATCACGCCCGCACCTATTTCCTGCCGGCCTCGATCGGGCTCGCCAAGAAGGGCGTGCCCTACAAGAGCGATCTGCCCCAGGTGCAGAAATCGCTCGAAATCGCCGTGCAGGAGGTCGCGAAGACAGCGCCCCTCGCCTTCGCCTATCAGGGCTTCGAGCATAACCGGATCATGTTCAACGCCACGATCGCGCGCCTCAACCAGGCGATCTCGGGCGAGATGACGCTCGACGAGGCGTTCAAGCGCATGCAGGCCGATATCGTCGAGGGGCTCGCCGCCAAGGGCATCAAGCTCTAGGCGAGCGCCACGGCGCAGTTTGCAAGGAGGCGGCACCGTGAGCGAGGCGCAGGCGCCGAAAGCCCCGAAGCAGGCAGCGCTGCCGCTCATATCCGCGGCGCGCGGCCTGTCGCTGCCCGGGCGCGGCTACGCAGCCATCATGAACCTCCTCGAGGCGCCGCTCGCGGCCCTCCAGAAGCGCGTCGGCATTTCGGGCATGGCCTATGTGTTCGTGCTGCCGAACCTCGTTGTCTTCGGCATTTTCGTGGCGTTGCCGATGCTCCTCAATTTCGGCTACGCGGTGACCGGATCGAACAACCTGCTTCTCGGCGACAGGAATTTCGTCGGAACCGACAACTTCGCGGCCTTGCTCGACTGCGGCAGCTATCTCGACGTCAATAGCTGCGCCCAGGATCGTTTCTGGCGGGCCGTCCACAACACGGCCCTGTTCGTCGTGATCCAGGTCGCCGCCATGGTGGTGTTGTCGATGCTCACCGCCGTGATCCTCAACGGCAAGATCGTGGCCCGCGGCTTCTTTCGCAGCGTCTTCTTCTTCCCGGTGCTGCTGTCGCCCGTGGTGGTGGCGCTGATCTGGAAATGGATCCTGCAGCAGGACGGCGTGCTCAATGCGCTCGTCGTGGCGGCCGGCGGCGCCAAGGTGCCGTTCCTCTTGAATCCGGGCTGGGCCTTCTTCTGGGTGATCTTCGTGTCGATCTGGGCCCATATGGGCTTCTACACGCTGATTCTTCTCGCCGGGCTGCAGGCCATACCGTCCGACCTCTACGAGGCCGCGCAAATGGACGGCACCTCGCGCTTGCGCGTGTTCCGGCGGATCACCCTGCCGCTGCTCACGCCCAACCTGCTCGTCGTGGTGGTGCTCTGCCTCATCCGCGCCGTGCAGGCCTTCGACGAGATCTATGTGCTGACTGGCGGCGGTCCTGGCACCGCGACGCAGTTCATCGTGCAATATATCTATGAGACCGCCTTCGCCAGCAATGTGCACATTCTCGGCCTCGCGGCGGCCGCATCGATCCTCATCGGCGCCGTGCTGCTCGTGCTGACGCTGCTGCAATTGCGCCTGACCTATCACGGGAAGAACTGAGTTGGCCTCGTTCGCACGCATGCTGACCATCAGGCGGGGCAAATCGCGCGCCGATCTCGCCGACTGGCTCGCCTATCTCTATCTGGCGCTCGGCGTCCTGGTCATGTTCGGGCCGGTCCTCTGGCTCGTCTCCTCGTCTCTCAAGACGCAAGCGGCGCTGCAGGAGTTCCCGCCCTCGCTCCTGCCGACCGGACAGAAGCAGGCCAAGGTCGACGGCTTTGACAAACCGCTGCCGCTCTTCGTCATCAGGCGCGCCGACGGCACGACGGCCGAGCGCGCCATGGTGCGACGCATCGGCATCGAAGGCCAGTTCGTCGATCCCGGCGCGCCCTCCGCCGGCATCGAGCGCGCGCCGATGGCGAGCGCGGCGCCGGCGCGCGAGACACGCCCTGCCTTCGAGAACTACACGGTGCCGTTGAAATCGCTGAGCTTCGGCCGCTATTTCACGAACAGCCTGTTCGTGACCATCACGGCGACGCTGATCACGCTCGTCATCAACTCGATGTGCGCCTTCGCGCTATCGAAATACAGCTTCCGCGGACGCAATGCGATCTTCATCTTCATCATCTCGACATTGATGATTCCGATCACGGTGGTGCTGGTGCCGGTTTTTCTGGTCGTGACGTCGCTCGGGCTGTCGAACTCGCTCTGGGGCGTGATCCTGCCGCCCGCGGCGACGCCGACCGGCGTATTTCTCCTGCGCCAATACATGCTGACCATACCCGACGAGCTGATCGATGCGGCCCGCATGGATGGGGCGAGCGAATGGCGCCTCTACTGGCGCATCATCCTTCCCCTGACTGCGCCGGCCCTCGCGGTGCTCACCATCTTCTCGATCATGTGGCGCTGGAACGACTTCCTCTGGCCGCTGATCGTGCTCAATCGCGAGGAGGTGTTCACCTTGCAGATCGGGCTCGCCTCCTTCCAGGGCGAGCTCACCACGCAATGGCATTATCTCCTCGCCATGACGGTCGTGACCTTGATTCCGGTCGTGCTCGTCTTCGGCTTTCTGCAACGCTACGTCACAGCGGGCATCGCTTCGACCGGCATCAAATGACCGGCGGCTCGATGGAGATCGGCTTCGAGCCGAACTGGTCGCGCTTCACACCCGTAAAGCTCACGGGCGACCCGGAGGTGCGCGGCGCGAACGTCATTGTGCCGACGAGCGAAGGGCCGCTCGCCTTGAGCGCGGGCGCCGATTATTTCCGCCTGACGCTCGGCAGCGGCGGGGAGCCCGCCTACCCCATGCTGGCCGCCGAGCCGCCGACCCTTCCGATCGCTGTCGAGCCGGGTGCCGGCTCGACCGTGATTGCAGCCGGGCCATGGCGGCTCGTGCTCGGCCGTGACCCTCTGACCATCGATCTGACGCATGACGGGCGCCCGCTACAGCGCTCGGCGAGCGACGGGCATTTCGTGCGCGAGCACCGCCTGCCGCCTTTCGCGCGCTTGCCCGAAGGCTGGCTGGCGAGCCTGGAGTTGCGCTCCGGCGAGCGCGTCTATGGCCTCGGCGAGAAATGGGGAAAGCTCGACAAGCGCGGCTCGCTGATCCGGTCGCACACTTTCGACGCGCTCGGCGTGAACGCCGAGCGCTCCTACAAGAACACGCCCTTTGCCTGGTCGCCGTCCGGATGGGGCCTGTTCGTCCACACGCCCGCCAGTGTCACTCACGGCGTCGGTCACCCGCTGTGGTCGCAGCGTGCCTATGTGCTCGCCGTCGAGGAGGCAACGCTCGACCTCTTCTTCCTTGCGGGCGCGGACGGGCCGGATCTCCTGCGCGCCTATACCGGGCTGACCGGCCGGGCTCCGGCGATCCCGGACTGGTCTTTCGGGCCGATCCTCTCGAAAGCCTATTACCGCACCGCTGACGAGCTCCTGGCCACGGCGCGCGAGGTGCGCGCTCGCGGCATGCCCTGCACGACCATCACGCTCGACGGCCGCGCCTGGCAAGACACCGATACGCGCTTCACCTTCGATTTCGACCGGACGCGCTACCGTGACCCCAAGGCCGTGCTCGACGAGCTGAAGGGGCTCGGCTTTCGCATCTGCGTCTGGGAATACCCGCTCGTCTCGGTGAACGGCCCGCTCTTCGCCCGCATGGCCGCCGAGGGCTGGCTCATCAAGGACCGCAGGACCGGCGAGCCCTATCGCTATGAGTGGGACGTGGAGCCATTCGGCGCGGTGCTGACGCCGTTACCGGCCTCGGGCCTCGTCGACTTCACCCATCCGGGCGCCTTCGCCTTCTGGCGCGACAGCCACAAGGCGCTGTTCGATCTCGGCGTCGACATGATCAAGCCGGATTTCGGCGAGCAGATCGAGGATGACTGCCTCGCTCACAACGGCGATTGCGGGAAGCGGCTGCACAACGTCTACCCGCTGCTTTACAATCATTGCATTCATGAGGCGGCGGAGCGCTACTGCGCCTCGGGCGCCTTCCTGTTCAGCCGCTCGGCCTGGGCCGGCAGCCAGCGCTTTCCCGGCCATTGGGGCGGTGACCCGCAAGCCGATTTCGAGGGGCTCGCCGCCTCCATCCGCGGCGGCCTGTCCTGGGGCATGAGCGGCGCGCCCTTCCACGCTCATGATGTGGGGGGGTTCTATGGTGATCGGCGCGATGCCGAGCTCTATGTGCGCTGGACTCAGGCTGCACTCTTCTTCTCGCATCTGCGCTTCCACGGCGTCGGGCCGCGCGAGCCCTGGAGCTACGGCAAGGCGGCCGAGGCCGCTGTCATGAAGGCGCTCGGCTGGCGCATGCGCCTCATCCCCTATCTGCGGCGCGCCGCAGGCGAAGCCTCGAGATCCGGCATGCCGGTGCAGCGCGCCATGGCGCTCGCCTGCCCCGACGATCCTGCTGCCTTCGCCTTCGAGGAGCAATTCTTCTGCGGGCCGGACATTGTCGTCGCTCCCTGCATCCGCCCGGATGGGGAGGTGACCTTGTATTTGCCGCGTGGCGCTTGGCGCCGCTTCCCCGACGGGGATAAGACCATCGTGGGGGGACGAGCGCTGACGTTGCGGCTGGCGCTCGACGAGGTCGCGGCCTTTGTCCGGGAAGGGGCCGCCGTGCTCGCATAGCGGCGGCACCCTCCGCTGCCAAAATCCGCCTTGCCGAGGGCGGCTACAAGCGACGAGGTGACCTTGATGATCGACATCACGCATGATCGCGACGAGGCGGCCGCGCTGCCGCGCTCCGCGCCGGGCTACGGCAAGGGGCTGCTCGCATGACAGCGGTCTCGAAAGCGGCGCTCCTGCGCAGCCTCGATCACGGCGTCGAGCTCGACTGCGGCGGCGGCTTGCGCTGCCGCATCCTCTTGCCGACCGCCGGAATGGCCCGCGTGGTCTTCATCCCGGCAGGCGGCCTTCGCCAGGACCGCAGCTGGATGGTCTCGGCCGGCACCGACGAAGTGCCGCGGGAAGGGCGTAGCCGGCTGGAGCTCGACGCCGGTCCTTCGCCCGCCTTCACGCTCGAGCGCGGCGAGGACCGCCTCACCTTGAGGACCGACGAGGTCGCGCTCGAGATCGGCCTTGCGCCCTTGGCGCTGCGTTGGCATCGCCCCGACGGCCGCCTCTTCGCAGCCGACCGCGGAAGCCGCGCCTACGCCTTCGGCGGCCACCGTCCGGGGCTCCTGCACGCCATGGCACGACATTCCGAGGACCGCTACTACGGTCTCGGCGACAAGACCGGGCCGCTCGATCTGCGTGGCCGGCGCCTGCGCACCACCATGACCGACGCGCTCGGCTTCGATCCGAAGACCGGTGATCCGCTCTACAAGCATTGGCCGTTTCTCATCGTGCGCGACGGCGAGAGCGGCAGCTTCTATGGGATCTTCTATGACAACCTCGCCGCCGCCACCTTCGATCTCGGAGCGGAGCACAGCAATTATTACGGGCTCTATCGCAGCTACGAGGCCGATGACGGCGATCTCGACTACACACTGATCTTCGGATCTGGCGTCGCGGATGTGGTCGCGGGCTTCGCGAGGCTCACCGGCCAGATGAGTTTCGGGCCCCGCTGGAGCCTTGGCTTCTCGCAGACCGCGATGGCGCTCGCCGATGCGCCCGACGCGCAAGAGCGGATCTCCGGTTTCATCGATCGCTGCGCCGCCGAGAAGGTGCCGATCAGCGCCTTCCATTTCGGCTCGGGCTACACGATGATCGGCAAGCGCCGCTACGTGTTCCACTGGAATCGCGAGAAGTTCCCGAAACCCGAGGCGCTCGTCGCCAAGTTCAAATCGGCGGGAATGCGGGTCGTCGCCAATCTGAAGCCGTGCCTGCTCGACGACCATCCGCGCTTTGCCGAGGTCGACGCCGCGGGAGGCTTCATCAAGGACGAGACGACCGGCGCCCCGGCGCTCAGCCAGTTCTGGGACGGAGAGGGCGCGCATCTCGACTTCACCAGCGGCAGCGCCGTCGACTGGTGGCAAAGGGGCTTGCGCGAGCACATCCTCGCGACCGGTATCGATTGCGCCTGGAACGACAACAACGAATACGAGCTGTGGAACGAGGATGCGTATTGCGACGGGTTCGGGCGCCCGGTCGCGCTCGACCTCGTGCGGCCGCTGCAGGCCTTGATGATGACCCGCGCCTCCTTCGAAGAACAGGCTCGGGCGCGACCCGATGAACGGCCCTTCACCGTCACCCGGGCCGGCTGCCCGGGCATTCAGCGCTACGCCCAGACTTGGAGCGGCGACAACGCGACGAGCTGGGAGAGCCTGCGGTGGAACTTGCGCACCGGGCTCACCATGAGCCTCTCGGGCATGTTCAATATCGGGCATGACGTCGGCGGCTTCTCGGGTCCGGTGCCGGATCCCGAGTTGCTGGTGCGCTTCACGCAGGCGGGGGCGCTGCATCCGCGCTTCATCATGAATTCGTGGAAGGCCGACGGCACGGTGACGACGCCCTGGCTGCATCCCGAGATGTTGCCGGCGATCCGCTGGGCCATCCGGCTGCGCTATCGCCTGATGCCCTATCTCTACAGCCTCTACCGGCGCGCCGCCGCCGGGGGTGAACCGATGCTGCGTCCGACCTTCTTCGACTTCGCCGACGACCCGGCAACGCTCGCCGAGAATGACGAGCTGATGCTCGGCGCAAATCTCCTGGCGGCGCCGGTGGTGCAGCAGGGGCAGCGCCAGCGTCTCGTCTATCTGCCGCACGGGCCGGCCGGCTGGTACGAGTTCGACGGCGAGGCTTGGCACGCCTCAGGCCAAACGGCGACGCTCGCCGCCCCCCTCGAGACCATGCCGCTCCTCGTGCCCGAGGGCGGCATGCTGCCGCTCACGGCGGAGGCTGTCGATTTCGGGCGCCTGCACGACGAGCCTTCGCGCTGCATCAGGGTGTTCCCGTCGAAGGGCGCCGGCCAGTCGCGTTTCATCCTCTACGAGGATGACGGGATCAGCTTCGGCTATCGCAGGGACGATTTTGCAAGGCTCACTTTCAGCCTCGAATCGGACGCGGCGACGGTGCGGGTCGGCTTGTCGATCGAGGGCGGCTACAGGCTGCCCTATGATCGCATCGCCATCGCCCTGCCCCGTGCGGAACGGCGGCGCCTCGTCTTGGAAAGCGGGCCGGGCGCACCGCGCCTCGTCGCGGGTGAATGGACCGCGCACGCCATGTGATCAGGCGGGCGCCCGCGCAGGAACCTCGGGAGATACGCGGGTTCCGGCCCCTTCGACAACCTGGCATCCTGCGGCAGTGAGCAACCGCTCTGTCACCCCGGGCTGATGCTCTCCAGCCCGCACCAGCCGGCGATCGTCAGCGCCAGGGCCGCCGTGACATCGGCGACGGATTGCAGTCCCACGCTCTCGTCGATGCCGTGGATGCTGTCGGAATCCGGCCCGTAGCAGGTGGCTTCGGTGCCCTGGTACAACACATAGAACCGCGCATCGGTCAGCCCCGTGGCGGCGTAGTGGCGCAGCTCCTCGCCGGTGACCTCGCGATGCGCGGCCATGATGGTTCGGCTGATCGCCTGGTCGGGCGGAAAGACGCAGCCATCGGCCATGAAGCCCTTGAACTCGGTGCGCACGGTGGCTCCCCGCAGACGCGGATCGGCCGCAACCTCGCCGACCAGGCGCTCGATGTCCCGCGCCACCTCGCGGCAGGAATGGCCGGGCATCACGCCGA from Rhizobiales bacterium GAS188 includes:
- a CDS encoding DNA-binding transcriptional regulator, MerR family translates to MMRQAVPIGDAAKQSGVKVPTIRYYEQIGLLAAPPRSDGNRRLYGQASLTRLAFIRHARALGFEIEAIRALLTLQDEPEQSCARADAIAQARLRDVEQRIASLTALKAELKLMIEGCSHGRVDECRVIEVLADHALCTHPDHHG
- a CDS encoding Predicted arabinose efflux permease, MFS family, which encodes MRLDTPLSYRQLLVIPDLAALLVAAGLSRLAARMFTLVIVLYALGRFASPALAGWLSFAAVAPGLVVSPLAGALLDRIGARRAVILDMAASAALVAVLAAADRLGIASIPVLAALITLYSLTSPLSAAGIRTLLPRLVPAAARDRANALDTALYAATDVVGPALGGLLIGMAGAGIALLGIALVLVGATLSLLRMRKQDEPAARMHPLSFLGDAMDGLVHVVRNPSLRGLAISYSLFQVTWGALVVLVPVTVAGLAGAALRDPLTGFAFAVAAIAAGLGAILAGQLRLLGREVPVMTLGMLVTACAIWPLAPNFGLIGLVLGLVVAGLAEGPVDVGLLTLRQRRTEPHRLGRVLSISISLNISGFPLGSALAGLLAAHSLSLAFAAAAFASLLAALASHALIPKQDAGH
- a CDS encoding carbohydrate ABC transporter ATP-binding protein, CUT1 family codes for the protein MASLKLNNVVKDFGSTRVIHGVDLDVAHGEFVVFVGPSGCGKSTLLRIIAGLEDATSGDILIDGERVNARNAAERGLAMVFQSYALYPHMSVSQNLSFGLENARMPRAEIEARVKRAADMLQIEHLLARKPRQLSGGQRQRVAIGRAITREPKIFLFDEPLSNLDAELRVQMRLELSKLHAEIGNTMIYVTHDQVEAMTMADKIVVLRAGKVEQVGTPLELYNEPASKFVAGFIGSPRMNFVSGRVEGLSAGEAAVAIAGAATVRLRTALALQHGETVSVGVRPEHLRLGGEGDWPIEVDVVEQLGGVSYVHGHLPSGEPLVVAEPGQSLLKPGQSLRAAAGDALHLFKIDEAETRPTPH
- a CDS encoding carbohydrate ABC transporter substrate-binding protein, CUT1 family; protein product: MFGNLKRFAVAAVAGIAALLAPALATAQTELRIMWYSDGNEGEVLRDLLDRFEKQNSDIKVVLDRVPYKTVLENLPQILASGQGPDLARVTDLGGLSKFYLDISPYVKDKGYWEDNFKEVLPWVRPAGVKEGIYGLMTQLTLTIPLVNTTLFQQANVPLPGPKASWDDWATAAREVAKKVDAPYPIAIDRSGHRVGTLIIDRGGKLLDGDKPALIDDGFKAAMKTLYDWHQDGTMSKALWGSVGGTAYRGANEEFANGQVVLYYSGTWQIPQFAKTIGNGFDWQAMPNPCGPAACTGMPGGAALVPIKTTKHPEAVAKLMDYLASEPVYSEYHARTYFLPASIGLAKKGVPYKSDLPQVQKSLEIAVQEVAKTAPLAFAYQGFEHNRIMFNATIARLNQAISGEMTLDEAFKRMQADIVEGLAAKGIKL
- a CDS encoding carbohydrate ABC transporter membrane protein 1, CUT1 family is translated as MSEAQAPKAPKQAALPLISAARGLSLPGRGYAAIMNLLEAPLAALQKRVGISGMAYVFVLPNLVVFGIFVALPMLLNFGYAVTGSNNLLLGDRNFVGTDNFAALLDCGSYLDVNSCAQDRFWRAVHNTALFVVIQVAAMVVLSMLTAVILNGKIVARGFFRSVFFFPVLLSPVVVALIWKWILQQDGVLNALVVAAGGAKVPFLLNPGWAFFWVIFVSIWAHMGFYTLILLAGLQAIPSDLYEAAQMDGTSRLRVFRRITLPLLTPNLLVVVVLCLIRAVQAFDEIYVLTGGGPGTATQFIVQYIYETAFASNVHILGLAAAASILIGAVLLVLTLLQLRLTYHGKN
- a CDS encoding carbohydrate ABC transporter membrane protein 2, CUT1 family codes for the protein MASFARMLTIRRGKSRADLADWLAYLYLALGVLVMFGPVLWLVSSSLKTQAALQEFPPSLLPTGQKQAKVDGFDKPLPLFVIRRADGTTAERAMVRRIGIEGQFVDPGAPSAGIERAPMASAAPARETRPAFENYTVPLKSLSFGRYFTNSLFVTITATLITLVINSMCAFALSKYSFRGRNAIFIFIISTLMIPITVVLVPVFLVVTSLGLSNSLWGVILPPAATPTGVFLLRQYMLTIPDELIDAARMDGASEWRLYWRIILPLTAPALAVLTIFSIMWRWNDFLWPLIVLNREEVFTLQIGLASFQGELTTQWHYLLAMTVVTLIPVVLVFGFLQRYVTAGIASTGIK
- a CDS encoding alpha-D-xyloside xylohydrolase, coding for MTGGSMEIGFEPNWSRFTPVKLTGDPEVRGANVIVPTSEGPLALSAGADYFRLTLGSGGEPAYPMLAAEPPTLPIAVEPGAGSTVIAAGPWRLVLGRDPLTIDLTHDGRPLQRSASDGHFVREHRLPPFARLPEGWLASLELRSGERVYGLGEKWGKLDKRGSLIRSHTFDALGVNAERSYKNTPFAWSPSGWGLFVHTPASVTHGVGHPLWSQRAYVLAVEEATLDLFFLAGADGPDLLRAYTGLTGRAPAIPDWSFGPILSKAYYRTADELLATAREVRARGMPCTTITLDGRAWQDTDTRFTFDFDRTRYRDPKAVLDELKGLGFRICVWEYPLVSVNGPLFARMAAEGWLIKDRRTGEPYRYEWDVEPFGAVLTPLPASGLVDFTHPGAFAFWRDSHKALFDLGVDMIKPDFGEQIEDDCLAHNGDCGKRLHNVYPLLYNHCIHEAAERYCASGAFLFSRSAWAGSQRFPGHWGGDPQADFEGLAASIRGGLSWGMSGAPFHAHDVGGFYGDRRDAELYVRWTQAALFFSHLRFHGVGPREPWSYGKAAEAAVMKALGWRMRLIPYLRRAAGEASRSGMPVQRAMALACPDDPAAFAFEEQFFCGPDIVVAPCIRPDGEVTLYLPRGAWRRFPDGDKTIVGGRALTLRLALDEVAAFVREGAAVLA